In a genomic window of Tripterygium wilfordii isolate XIE 37 chromosome 8, ASM1340144v1, whole genome shotgun sequence:
- the LOC120003728 gene encoding 3-ketoacyl-CoA synthase 1-like: MESIEMDKERLTAEMAYKDSSSAVIKIRQRLPDFLQSVKLKYVKLGYGYSYNPATILLFLITVPLSMAIMVQFTGLNMDRVYELWNSQTVQLDDIDATSRLLGSTVLLFLLVLYWSKRTRPVYLVDFACYKPEEERKMSVDSFLKMSEESGAFEDETLQFQRRVASRSGLGDETYLSRGITSSPPNLNMKEARAEAEAVMFGALDSLFEKTGLKPNDVGILIVNCSLFNPTPSLSSMIVNHYKLRTDIKSYNLGGMGCSAGLISIDLAKDLLRANPNTYAVVVSTENITLNWYFGNDRSMLLCNCIFRMGGAAVLLSNKSRDRVRAKYELVHTVRTHKGADDKNYQCVYQREDDKGTVGVSLARELMAVAGDALKTNITTLGPLVLPLTEQIMFFLTLVRRKVMKARVKPYIPDFKLAFEHFCIHAGGRAVLDELQKNMQLSEWHMEPSRMTLHRFGNTSSSSLWYELAYTEAKGRISGGDRVWQIAFGSGFKCNSAVWRALRKIPVGETRGNPWVDSIDKYPVKVLTS; this comes from the coding sequence ATGGAGAGTATTGAAATGGATAAGGAGAGATTAACGGCGGAGATGGCCTATAAGGACTCTTCCTCCGCCGTAATCAAAATCCGTCAACGGTTGCCGGATTTCCTCCAGTCGGTGAAACTCAAGTACGTGAAATTGGGTTATGGGTACTCTTATAATCCTGCTACCATACTCTTGTTCCTCATCACTGTACCTCTCTCCATGGCCATAATGGTTCAATTCACTGGTTTAAATATGGACCGGGTTTATGAGTTGTGGAATAGTCAAACCGTTCAACTTGACGACATTGATGCCACTTCCAGACTACTCGGGTCAACGGTCTTACTCTTTCTTCTGGTTCTGTACTGGTCCAAGCGGACCAGACCGGTCTACCTCGTCGACTTCGCGTGTTACAAACCGGAAGAAGAGCGTAAAATGTCGGTCGACTCGTTCCTAAAGATGTCTGAAGAGAGCGGCGCGTTTGAAGACGAGACGCTACAATTCCAACGCCGTGTAGCGAGCCGGTCCGGTTTAGGAGACGAAACTTACTTATCCAGAGGAATAACATCCTCACCGCCGAATCTGAACATGAAGGAGGCGCGCGCCGAAGCCGAAGCCGTGATGTTTGGCGCACTCGACTCACTTTTCGAGAAAACCGGTTTGAAACCAAACGACGTCGGAATCCTGATTGTCAACTGCAGCTTGTTCAATCCGACGCCGTCTTTGTCGTCCATGATAGTGAACCACTACAAGCTTCGAACCGACATCAAGAGTTACAATCTCGGCGGAATGGGCTGCAGTGCCGGCCTGATCTCGATCGATCTCGCTAAAGACCTTCTTCGAGCAAACCCCAATACCTACGCAGTAGTAGTAAGCACAGAAAACATTACTCTAAATTGGTATTTTGGGAATGACCGGTCTATGTTGCTGTGTAATTGTATATTCCGGATGGGTGGAGCCGCGGTTCTTTTGTCGAACAAGTCTCGAGACCGGGTTCGAGCCAAGTACGAATTGGTTCATACGGTTCGAACCCATAAAGGGGCAGATGATAAAAACTATCAGTGTGTGTATCAAAGAGAGGATGATAAGGGTACAGTTGGGGTATCATTGGCTCGTGAACTCATGGCCGTGGCCGGAGATGCGTTGAAGACCAATATTACCACCTTGGGCCCACTTGTGCTGCCATTGACGGAGCAGATTATGTTCTTTTTAACGCTTGTTCGAAGGAAGGTGATGAAGGCTAGGGTAAAGCCGTATATACCTGATTTTAAACTGGCGTTTGAGCATTTTTGTATACACGCTGGTGGGAGAGCGGTTTTGGACGAGTTACAGAAGAATATGCAACTCAGTGAGTGGCACATGGAGCCGTCTAGAATGACGCTTCACCGATTCGGGAACACGTCTAGTAGCTCTCTGTGGTACGAGTTGGCTTATACTGAGGCTAAGGGTCGGATCTCGGGTGGGGACCGGGTTTGGCAGATTGCTTTCGGGTCGGGTTTCAAGTGTAACAGTGCTGTTTGGAGAGCTCTGAGGAAGATTCCTGTTGGTGAGACACGTGGCAACCCATGGGTTGATTCGATAGATAAATACCCAGTCAAGGTGCTTACGTCATAA
- the LOC120004283 gene encoding CBL-interacting serine/threonine-protein kinase 9-like: MSAKVPPVRTRVGKYEIGKTIGEGSFAKVKFAKNVETGDCVAIKILDRDQVLRHKMVEQIKREISTMKLIKHPNVIKIIEVLASKRKIYIVLEFVDGGELFDKIAKRGRLREDEARRYFQQLINAVDYCHSRGVYHRDLKPENLLLDSYGVLKVSDFGLSALSKQVREDGLLHTACGTPNYVAPEVLTDKGYDGTSSDIWSCGVILFVLMAGYLPFEEANLMALYRKICRAEFSCPSWFSAGSKNLIKRILDPNPLTRITIPEILVDEWFTKGYKPPRFEQEEDVNLDDVDAVFNDSKEYLVTERKEKPVAMNAFELISRSKGFSLDNLFEKQEGLVKRETRFTSQCPANEIMSRIEETAKPLGFNVCKRNYKMKLKGDKTGRKGQLAVATEVFEVAPSIHMVELRKTGGDTLEFHKFYQSFSSGLKDIVWKSEEKREE; this comes from the exons ATGAGCGCGAAGGTGCCACCAGTGAGGACACGCGTAGGGAAATACGAGATTGGGAAAACCATTGGTGAGGGTAGCTTTGCTAAGGTCAAGTTTGCCAAGAATGTCGAGACTGGCGATTGCGTTGCCATTAAAATCCTCGATCGTGATCAGGTCCTCCGCCACAAGATGGTCGAGCAG ATTAAGAGGGAAATCTCAACCATGAAGCTGATTAAACATCCGAACGTCATCAAAATTATCGAG GTTCTGGCAAGCAAGAGAAAGATCTACATTGTTCTTGAATTTGTGGACGGAGGCGAGCTATTTGACAAAATT GCCAAACGTGGGAGATTGAGAGAAGATGAAGCCAGGAGATATTTCCAGCAGCTTATAAATGCTGTGGATTATTGCCACAGTAGAGGCGTTTACCATAGAGATTTGAAG CCTGAGAACCTTCTTCTTGACTCATATGGGGTTCTTAAAGTTTCAGATTTTGGATTGAGTGCATTGTCAAAGCAAGTACGG GAGGATGGGCTTCTTCATACTGCCTGTGGAACCCCAAATTATGTTGCTCCTGAG GTGCTCACTGATAAAGGTTATGATGGTACGTCTTCTGATATTTGGTCTTGTGGGGTCATTCTCTTTGTACTTATGGCTGGGTACTTGCCTTTTGAAGAAGCAAATCTCATGGCTTTGTATAGAAAA ATCTGCAGAGCTGAATTCTCTTGTCCATCATGGTTTTCGGCTGGTTCAAAGAATTTGATAAAGCGGATCCTGGACCCAAACCCTCTTACT CGGATAACTATTCCTGAAATATTGGTAGATGAATGGTTCACGAAAGGTTACAAGCCACCACGTTTTGAGCAGGAAGAGGATGTAAATCTTGATGATGTAGATGCTGTTTTCAATGACTCGAAG GAATATCTTGTCacggaaaggaaagaaaaaccaGTAGCCATGAATGCATTTGAGCTTATTTCTAGGTCAAAAGGATTCAGTCTGGACAATTTATTTGAGAAGCAAGAA GGCCTTGTGAAGCGAGAAACACGTTTTACTTCTCAATGTCCGGCAAATGAAATCATGTCCAGGATTGAGGAAACTGCGAAGCCTCTGGGCTTTAATGTGTGCAAGCGCAACTACAAA ATGAAACTGAAAGGCGACAAAACTGGGAGGAAGGGTCAGCTTGCTGTGGCAACCGAG GTGTTTGAGGTGGCTCCCTCCATACACATGGTAGAGCTCCGAAAAACAGGTGGTGACACACTGGAGTTCCACAAG TTCTACCAGAGTTTTTCATCAGGACTAAAAGATATTGTCTGGAAATCAGAAGAAAAACGTGAAGAATAG
- the LOC120004081 gene encoding rho GTPase-activating protein 3-like yields MTRLFRSISCGLVGLGEFNNSAAPGPYFDGGKEGEGEQDDSEEEEEECEYGGDDMSTENPISTPFIGTRSRFGGKQGGRDNGGGNQSAVLDILVAVLRKSLITCSVEREDVSSMDISCPTEVRHVSHVTFDRFNGFLGLPTELEPDVPSRVPSASASVFGVSASSMQCSFDNRGNSVPIILLMMQKRLYSEGGLRAEGIFRITAENSHEEYVRDQLNKGVVPLGIDVHCLAGLIKAWLREIPTGVLDSLTPELVMHCNTEDDCTQLVKLLPQTEAALLDWAINLMADVVEYEQYNKMNARNIAMVFAPNMTQMADPLTALIHAVQVMNFLKTLILKTLREREEAAANARLLSSCSLSVSDKSEPNLSNLKKEKSYEQTPNSCSPSGPAIGKFMRTSTLDRLETEIDEKHWSVQNKSDG; encoded by the exons ATGACGCGACTCTTCCGATCCATATCTTGCGGCCTCGTTGGACTCGGTGAGTTCAACAACTCTGCTGCTCCAGGTCCGTATTTCGACGGCGGTAAGGAAGGAGAAGGGGAACAAGATGattctgaagaagaagaagaagagtgtgAGTATGGAGGTGATGATATGAGCACTGAGAATCCGATTTCGACGCCGTTTATTGGTACGAGATCGAGATTTGGGGGAAAGCAGGGAGGGAGAGATAATGGCGGTGGGAATCAATCCGCGGTTCTTGATATTCTAGTGGCGGTTTTGAGGAAATCGCTGATCACGTGCAGTGTGGAGAGGGAAGACGTTTCTTCCATGGACATTAGCTGCCCAACGGAGGTCAGGCACGTCTCGCATGTGACCTTCGACCGGTTTAATGGATTTCTCGGTTTGCCTACTGAGCTTGAGCCTGACGTCCCGAGCAGAGTGCCCAGTGCCAG TGCAAGTGTGTTTGGAGTTTCTGCCAGTTCAATGCAGTGTTCTTTTGATAACAGAGGAAACAGTGTTCCAATAATTCTTCTGATGATGCAAAAACGTCTATATTCAGAAGGAGGCCTCAGA GCAGAAGGAATATTTCGGATAACTGCTGAGAATAGCCATGAAGAATACGTAAGAGACCAGCTAAACAAAGGTGTGGTGCCACTGGGAATTGATGTCCATTGTTTGGCAGGTTTAATAAAG GCATGGCTCAGAGAAATTCCAACTGGAGTACTTGATTCTCTCACACCAGAACTGGTGATGCACTGCAACACGGAAGATGATTGTACTCAACTGGTGAAGTTACTTCCTCAAACAGAAGCAGCATTGCTTGACTGGGCAATCAATTTGATGGCAGATGTTGTGGAGTACGAACAGTACAATAAGATGAATGCACGCAATATTGCTATGGTCTTCGCCCCCAACATGACTCAG ATGGCTGATCCTTTGACAGCATTGATTCATGCTGTGCAAGTTATGAACTTCCTCAAGACTTTAATCTTGAAGACCCTCAGGGAAAGAGAGGAGGCCGCTGCCAATGCTAGGTTGCTCTCATCATGTTCACTTTCTGTAAGTGACAAGAGTGAACCTAATCTATCAaacttgaagaaagaaaaatcctATGAACAAACTCCAAATTCCTGTTCCCCTTCAGGACCGGCCATTGGGAAGTTCATGAGGACTTCCACTTTGGATAGACTGGAAACTGAAATTGATGAGAAACATTGGAGCGTGCAGAACAAGAGTGATGGATAG
- the LOC120004559 gene encoding auxin-responsive protein SAUR32-like, whose amino-acid sequence MGSGGGGEKSSSRNFHLHLPHKKQEEVIRDVPKGCLAIKVGQGEEQQRFVVPVIYFNHPLFKQLLKEAEEEYGFDQKGTITIPCHVEEFRYVQGMIDKEKSFHNHHNHHHIGCFRV is encoded by the coding sequence ATGGGTAGCGGCGGCGGCGGAGAGAAGAGTTCATCAAGGAACTTTCATCTGCATCTGCCACacaagaaacaagaagaagTGATCCGAGATGTGCCGAAGGGGTGTTTGGCAATCAAGGTAGGGCAGGGAGAGGAGCAGCAGAGATTTGTGGTGCCTGTGATTTACTTCAATCATCCGCTGTTCAAGCAGTTATTGAAGGAGGCAGAGGAGGAATACGGGTTCGATCAGAAAGGGACGATCACAATTCCTTGCCATGTTGAGGAATTTAGGTATGTTCAGGGGATGATAGACAAGGAAAAGTCCTTCCATAATCATCACAATCACCATCATATTGGGTGTTTTAGGGTTTAA
- the LOC120003278 gene encoding homeobox-leucine zipper protein ATHB-7-like: MFGDEEEEEYSPSSESFGLVNTPRKKRSSKNNKRRFSDEQIRSLESMFETETRLEPKKKLQLARELGLQPRQVSIWFQNKRARWKSKELERDYSILRANYNTLASRFEALKKEKQGFVLQLQRLKDVVQKPGERQCCGQSEGAPSSDEGKMENDDSNKCESEVKPSLSMEISDHGVGVLSDDDSSIKAEYFGLEDEPNLMSMVEPAGDSNSLTSPEDWGNLESDSLFDHSSSSYQWWDFWS; the protein is encoded by the exons ATGTTTGgggacgaagaagaagaagaatattcTCCTTCTTCAGAATCTTTTGGCCTCGTGAACACACCGAGAAAGAAAAGGAGCAGCAAGAACAACAAGAGGAGATTTAGTGATGAGCAGATCAGGTCACTAGAGTCCATGTTTGAAACAGAGACAAGACTCGAACCCAAAAAGAAGTTGCAATTGGCAAGGGAACTTGGGTTGCAACCGCGTCAGGTTTCGATTTGGTTTCAGAACAAGAGAGCCAGATGGAAGTCCAAGGAGCTCGAGCGAGACTACAGCATATTAAGAGCTAATTACAACACCCTCGCTTCCCGGTTTGAGGCTCTTAAGAAGGAGAAACAGGGGTTTGTTTTACAA TTGCAGAGACTGAAAGATGTTGTTCAGAAGCCAGGAGAGAGGCAGTGTTGCGGGCAAAGTGAAGGGGCTCCGAGCAGCGATGAAGGGAAAATGGAGAATGATGATTCCAACAAGTGTGAATCAGAAGTGAAGCCGAGCTTGTCAATGGAAATATCAGATCATGGAGTAGGAGTACTTTCAGATGATGATAGCAGCATAAAAGCAGAGTACTTTGGATTAGAAGATGAACCGAACCTTATGAGTATGGTAGAACCAGCTGGTGATAGTAATTCACTGACATCACCAGAAGATTGGGGTAATCTTGAATCTGATAGTCTGTTTGACCATTCTAGTAGCAGTTATCAATGGTGGGATTTCTGGTCTTGA